A window of the Fuscovulum sp. genome harbors these coding sequences:
- a CDS encoding dimethylsulfonioproprionate lyase family protein has product MASVVGVMRDPAVQRFLEAAEAAMLASVGAGSAAAAAGARVFGRCRDGVGDAGAVSPVALPVCGWLDAALDAAAGSPREALSDALGALVDGLEWKRRLSADPADRAFWDGHANAMILGPGGLEERGDLWIGATVMAPGVTYVDHDHPPEEVYLSLAPGEWWNAEMDWSDPGMTGAVYNPPGIRHAMRSGKGPFLALWFLPV; this is encoded by the coding sequence GTGGCAAGCGTGGTGGGTGTGATGCGCGATCCGGCGGTTCAGCGATTTCTTGAGGCGGCAGAGGCGGCGATGCTGGCGTCGGTCGGGGCGGGTTCTGCGGCGGCGGCGGCAGGCGCGCGGGTGTTCGGACGGTGCCGTGACGGGGTGGGTGATGCAGGTGCGGTTTCGCCCGTGGCTCTGCCCGTTTGCGGATGGCTGGATGCGGCGCTGGATGCGGCAGCGGGAAGCCCGCGAGAGGCGCTGTCGGATGCGCTGGGCGCGCTGGTGGACGGGCTGGAATGGAAGCGGCGGCTGTCGGCTGATCCGGCGGACCGGGCGTTCTGGGACGGCCATGCCAATGCGATGATCCTTGGGCCGGGCGGGTTGGAGGAGCGGGGCGATCTGTGGATCGGGGCCACGGTCATGGCCCCCGGCGTGACCTATGTCGATCACGACCACCCGCCCGAGGAGGTCTATTTGTCGCTGGCCCCGGGCGAATGGTGGAATGCCGAAATGGACTGGAGCGATCCGGGCATGACGGGGGCGGTCTATAACCCGCCCGGCATTCGCCATGCGATGCGGTCGGGCAAGGGGCCGTTTCTGGCGCTGTGGTTTCTGCCTGTCTAG
- a CDS encoding lytic murein transglycosylase, with product MRLIATLAALALPIPALAAPCGGEFGDWVNATKAEAIATGIPAETADAFFAGLTPDPRVIKADRSQGVFRKSFLEFSQSLISRDRLVRGRALADQWDTIFDRAESEYGVSRGILLAFWAFETDYGAVQGDFNTRRALVTLAHDCRRPELFQPQVMAALEMHRLGEFDLETNGAWAGEIGMVQMLPGDILARGVDGDGDGLVTLKTSVPDALLSGAKMLQHHGWRAGEPWLQEVILPETFDWDLTGLDTELPAEQWAAMGVQIRGGVVENGLPASILLPQGRKGPAFLIYPNFRTLFDWNKSFVYVTTAAYFGTRLMGAEPYLAGNPDPALSLDQMKALQTRLAALGHDVGAIDGILGAATRIAVQKEQSRLGLPADAWPTADLLDRL from the coding sequence ATGCGCCTTATCGCCACCCTTGCCGCCCTTGCCCTGCCCATTCCCGCCCTTGCCGCCCCCTGCGGCGGCGAATTCGGTGACTGGGTCAACGCCACCAAGGCCGAGGCCATCGCTACCGGCATCCCCGCTGAAACCGCCGATGCCTTCTTTGCAGGCCTGACCCCCGATCCCCGCGTGATCAAAGCCGACCGGTCCCAAGGCGTGTTTCGCAAAAGCTTTCTGGAGTTTTCGCAAAGCCTGATCTCGCGCGATCGTCTGGTCCGTGGCCGCGCGCTGGCAGACCAATGGGATACGATCTTTGACAGGGCCGAGTCCGAATACGGCGTCTCGCGCGGTATCCTCTTGGCCTTCTGGGCCTTTGAAACTGATTACGGCGCGGTGCAGGGCGATTTCAACACGCGCCGCGCACTGGTCACCCTCGCCCATGATTGCCGCCGCCCCGAATTGTTCCAGCCACAGGTCATGGCCGCGCTGGAAATGCATCGGCTGGGCGAGTTCGACCTTGAAACCAACGGTGCCTGGGCGGGCGAAATCGGCATGGTCCAGATGCTGCCGGGTGACATCCTCGCCCGTGGTGTGGATGGCGATGGCGACGGTCTGGTCACGCTGAAAACATCGGTCCCCGATGCGCTTTTGTCCGGGGCCAAGATGCTGCAACACCACGGCTGGCGCGCGGGCGAGCCTTGGCTGCAAGAGGTAATCCTCCCCGAAACCTTCGATTGGGATCTGACCGGCCTTGATACCGAACTTCCCGCCGAACAATGGGCGGCGATGGGCGTGCAGATCCGCGGTGGTGTGGTGGAAAACGGCCTTCCCGCCTCGATCCTGCTGCCGCAAGGACGCAAGGGACCGGCCTTCCTCATTTACCCGAATTTCCGCACCCTGTTCGACTGGAACAAAAGCTTCGTCTATGTCACCACCGCCGCCTATTTCGGCACCCGTCTCATGGGGGCAGAGCCCTATCTGGCCGGCAACCCCGACCCCGCTCTCAGCCTTGACCAGATGAAAGCGCTGCAAACCCGCCTTGCTGCGCTGGGCCATGATGTCGGCGCCATCGACGGCATCCTTGGTGCCGCCACCCGCATCGCGGTGCAAAAGGAACAGTCCCGCCTTGGCCTGCCCGCCGATGCCTGGCCTACCGCCGACCTTCTTGACCGTCTCTAG
- a CDS encoding threonine-phosphate decarboxylase, translating to MTTDHTRIAPPDHGGGIDAACARWGGARGDWLDLSTGINPRPYPIPPLPADAWTALPDHAAHAALEQAARRFWAIPDSASVIAAPGASALIARIPALLPPAQVAIPGPTYNEHARAFRASGWTVTDSATEATVIVHPNNPDGRLHPAPDTPFRVIDESFCDVMPDATHMGKATRPGTLILKSFGKFWGLAGARLGFAIGDPALIARLHPMLGPWAVSGPALTIATDALSNPAWADATRARLATDAARLDAMMLTAGIAPLGGTPLFRLYDTPDAAAWQDRLARHRILARIFPYSTRWLRLGLPDGAGWARLQDALA from the coding sequence ATGACCACGGATCACACCCGAATCGCCCCCCCCGATCATGGCGGCGGAATAGATGCCGCCTGCGCCCGGTGGGGCGGCGCGCGCGGTGATTGGCTTGACCTGTCCACCGGCATCAACCCGCGCCCCTACCCGATCCCGCCTTTGCCTGCGGATGCATGGACCGCGCTCCCCGACCACGCCGCCCATGCCGCGCTGGAACAGGCCGCCCGCCGCTTCTGGGCCATTCCCGACAGCGCCTCCGTGATCGCGGCCCCTGGTGCCTCTGCCCTCATCGCCCGCATCCCGGCCTTGCTGCCGCCCGCCCAAGTCGCCATTCCCGGCCCCACCTATAACGAACACGCCCGCGCCTTCCGCGCCTCCGGCTGGACCGTTACCGACAGCGCGACCGAGGCCACAGTCATCGTCCACCCCAACAACCCCGACGGTCGCCTCCACCCCGCGCCTGACACCCCATTCCGCGTGATCGACGAAAGCTTCTGCGACGTGATGCCCGACGCCACCCATATGGGCAAAGCCACCCGCCCCGGCACCCTTATCCTGAAAAGCTTCGGCAAATTCTGGGGCCTCGCAGGCGCGCGCCTCGGCTTTGCCATCGGCGACCCCGCCCTGATCGCCCGCCTGCACCCGATGCTCGGCCCATGGGCCGTCTCCGGCCCCGCGCTGACCATCGCCACCGACGCGCTGTCAAACCCGGCATGGGCCGATGCAACCCGCGCCCGCCTTGCCACAGATGCCGCCCGCCTTGACGCGATGATGCTCACCGCTGGCATCGCACCGCTTGGCGGCACCCCCCTCTTCCGCCTTTATGACACGCCCGATGCCGCAGCATGGCAGGACCGCCTCGCCCGCCATCGCATCCTTGCCCGCATCTTTCCCTATTCGACCCGCTGGCTCCGCCTCGGCCTGCCCGATGGCGCAGGCTGGGCCCGCCTTCAGGATGCCTTGGCATGA
- the cbiB gene encoding adenosylcobinamide-phosphate synthase CbiB, translated as MSATLLIPALLLDAALGEPKWLWNRFPHPAVLMGRAIGWADRRFNTGPHKRLKGTATMAALGLAAMALGQIIHLIPDFGILEIIAAAILLAQKSLVQHVRAVADELRLSLPGGRRTVAMIVGRDTANLDRAGVSRAAIESAAENLSDGVIAPAFWFLIGGLPGLMLYKITNTADSMIGHRTPRHEEFGWAAARFDDLLNLIPARLTALLIALTHGWTDPRPILRDAPLHRSPNAGWPEAAMAVVLNTALSGPRAYHGEMRDYPWVWAEGRRDPGPDQIDAACSALWRTWAAFLALTTLIAII; from the coding sequence ATGAGCGCGACACTCCTCATCCCCGCCTTGCTGCTGGATGCCGCCTTGGGCGAACCCAAATGGCTCTGGAACCGCTTCCCCCATCCCGCCGTCCTTATGGGCCGCGCCATCGGCTGGGCCGACCGTCGCTTCAACACCGGCCCCCACAAACGCCTCAAAGGCACCGCCACCATGGCCGCTCTGGGGCTTGCCGCTATGGCGCTGGGGCAGATCATCCACCTGATCCCCGATTTCGGTATCCTTGAAATCATCGCCGCCGCCATCCTGCTGGCGCAGAAATCCCTTGTGCAGCATGTCCGCGCCGTGGCCGATGAACTGCGCCTTTCCCTGCCGGGCGGTCGCCGCACCGTGGCCATGATCGTGGGCCGTGACACCGCCAATCTCGACCGTGCAGGCGTCTCCCGCGCCGCCATCGAAAGCGCAGCGGAAAACCTGTCCGACGGCGTCATCGCCCCCGCCTTCTGGTTCCTGATCGGCGGCCTGCCGGGGCTGATGCTCTACAAAATCACCAATACTGCCGACAGTATGATCGGCCACCGCACCCCCCGGCACGAAGAATTCGGCTGGGCCGCCGCCCGCTTTGACGATCTGCTGAACCTGATCCCCGCCCGCCTGACCGCGCTGCTGATCGCGCTCACCCATGGCTGGACCGATCCCCGTCCGATCCTGCGCGACGCGCCCCTCCACCGCTCCCCCAATGCCGGCTGGCCCGAGGCGGCGATGGCCGTCGTCCTGAACACCGCGCTATCCGGCCCCCGCGCCTATCACGGCGAGATGCGCGATTATCCGTGGGTCTGGGCCGAGGGCCGCCGCGACCCCGGCCCCGATCAGATCGACGCCGCCTGTTCCGCCCTCTGGCGCACATGGGCGGCCTTCCTTGCCCTCACCACCCTCATCGCGATCATCTGA